The Salegentibacter mishustinae genome includes a window with the following:
- a CDS encoding polysaccharide lyase — protein MKYILFILLFSSSAFSGNYNHVLGEIQSLTILNHFPEKRNTDNLILVETFENPNLKDDPQSGDFYLEHAVDHSFQLEKSIKREGTTAGRFEINKSDPKIWGGHRTEMSQAQNTARAEGWYGFSQYFPASYTSGSTGEVIGQWHDQADKGEHVDRSPSNTLLTSDGRIKWMVRWDADKIMDSGYSDGLEYIDLGAIPNNEWIDWVVHIKYSHTNTGILEVWMNGEKVIDRQNMPNSYNDDAYPYFKFGIYKWNWGSDSSQKVIYYDEVRIGNENSCYDEVKLGAY, from the coding sequence ATGAAATATATCCTTTTCATATTACTTTTTTCATCTTCTGCTTTCTCTGGAAACTATAATCATGTTTTAGGAGAAATACAGTCCCTAACTATTCTTAATCATTTTCCTGAAAAACGAAATACCGATAATTTAATTTTAGTAGAAACTTTTGAAAATCCCAATCTAAAGGATGATCCACAAAGCGGTGATTTTTATTTAGAACATGCTGTAGATCATAGCTTCCAACTAGAAAAAAGTATAAAAAGAGAGGGAACAACAGCAGGCCGGTTCGAGATTAATAAGAGTGATCCTAAAATTTGGGGCGGCCATAGAACTGAAATGTCCCAGGCACAAAATACAGCACGTGCAGAAGGATGGTATGGTTTTTCACAATATTTCCCGGCCTCCTATACCTCAGGCTCTACAGGAGAGGTAATTGGGCAATGGCATGACCAGGCAGATAAAGGAGAACATGTAGATAGAAGTCCTTCAAATACATTACTTACTAGTGATGGTAGAATTAAATGGATGGTCAGATGGGATGCTGATAAAATTATGGACAGTGGTTACTCTGATGGCCTGGAATATATCGATCTGGGAGCTATTCCAAATAACGAATGGATTGATTGGGTAGTACATATCAAATACTCCCACACCAATACCGGGATACTCGAAGTATGGATGAATGGTGAAAAGGTGATTGATAGGCAAAATATGCCTAATTCTTATAATGATGATGCATATCCATATTTTAAATTTGGTATTTATAAATGGAATTGGGGAAGCGATTCTTCTCAAAAAGTAATTTATTATGATGAAGTTAGAATCGGGAATGAAAACAGCTGTTATGATGAGGTAAAACTCGGTGCATATTAA
- a CDS encoding Gfo/Idh/MocA family protein, translating into MVKVGLIGAGKMGISHLSILGAHPDVEVVGVCDTSKIVLSALEKYSKFKCYTDYLKMIEKEKPDAVFVATPTKFHFDFVKELLAQNIHVFVEKPFCLTEEQGVELTSIASERNLVNQVGYHNKFVGTFREVKKLVKTGAIGEVNHFMGEAYGPVITKKKEGTWRSNPSEGGGCLMDYASHVIDLINDILSPITATKGSILKSIYSKKVDDAVYSILELSNKTTGMLSVNWSDETYRKMSTSITINGEKGKIISDANELKVYFKDDHCPEGYSKGWNVKYVTDLTPQVDFYLRGEEYSAQVDYFINAVIGNVPNNINNFQSAWLTDRAISIIKNQK; encoded by the coding sequence ATGGTAAAAGTCGGCTTAATAGGTGCTGGAAAAATGGGAATATCTCATTTATCAATTTTAGGAGCCCATCCAGATGTAGAGGTAGTTGGTGTATGTGATACGTCTAAAATTGTTCTTAGTGCACTAGAAAAATATAGTAAGTTCAAATGTTATACTGATTATCTTAAAATGATAGAAAAGGAAAAACCAGACGCGGTATTTGTGGCGACTCCTACTAAATTTCATTTTGATTTTGTAAAGGAACTTTTAGCACAGAATATCCATGTTTTTGTTGAAAAACCATTCTGTCTTACAGAGGAACAGGGTGTCGAACTGACTTCGATAGCATCGGAGAGGAATTTAGTGAATCAGGTAGGATATCATAACAAATTTGTAGGCACTTTTAGAGAAGTGAAAAAGTTGGTGAAAACAGGTGCTATAGGAGAAGTTAATCATTTTATGGGAGAGGCTTACGGTCCTGTGATCACAAAGAAGAAAGAAGGAACCTGGCGTTCTAATCCTTCTGAAGGTGGTGGATGTTTAATGGATTATGCATCTCACGTAATAGATCTTATTAATGATATTCTTTCGCCAATTACGGCTACTAAAGGCAGTATTCTAAAATCTATCTATTCTAAAAAAGTAGATGACGCTGTATATTCTATCCTGGAGCTTTCTAATAAAACTACCGGGATGCTTTCTGTAAATTGGAGTGATGAGACCTATAGGAAAATGTCTACATCAATCACCATAAATGGAGAAAAGGGTAAAATTATTTCAGACGCCAATGAATTGAAAGTATACTTTAAAGATGATCATTGTCCTGAAGGTTATTCTAAAGGCTGGAACGTGAAATATGTAACAGATCTAACTCCGCAGGTAGATTTTTATTTAAGAGGGGAAGAGTACTCGGCACAGGTTGATTATTTTATAAATGCCGTTATCGGAAATGTTCCGAATAACATAAACAATTTTCAAAGTGCCTGGCTTACCGATAGAGCTATTTCAATAATAAAGAATCAAAAGTAA
- a CDS encoding aldo-keto reductase family protein: protein MERILYGDNQFFAVNHISDAKSMAQSIKFKSDEAIIRTLDYAIEAGINTFMCTTHDRIARICDVIRANPNKYKNFKIYPCMPYAHKYANAVTELGIQGTIKQYVPGNLFGTMFKGGMAVVSKDFLKIMELLIDAEMKMFKGINTPVIFLQNVITDLLLGLGMVEVLKGFHDYIIKKYDAEPGFITMNMPKLLDTLEGAGINNPIICFSMNKVNFRMSGGKDLYEKTLKTRKLRAIAMQVLGGGAIPPKEALEYVSKLPNVESILFGASSKANIENTVYNIRSFDKEKIT from the coding sequence ATGGAAAGAATACTATACGGAGACAATCAGTTTTTTGCGGTTAATCATATCTCCGACGCAAAATCTATGGCTCAGTCTATTAAATTTAAAAGTGATGAAGCTATTATAAGAACTTTAGATTATGCTATTGAAGCCGGTATTAACACCTTTATGTGTACTACTCACGATAGGATAGCGAGAATATGTGATGTGATAAGAGCAAATCCCAACAAATATAAAAACTTCAAAATCTATCCCTGCATGCCTTATGCTCATAAATATGCAAATGCAGTAACCGAGTTGGGAATACAAGGTACAATTAAACAATATGTTCCCGGAAACCTTTTTGGCACCATGTTTAAAGGAGGAATGGCAGTTGTATCTAAAGACTTTCTAAAGATTATGGAGCTTCTTATAGATGCTGAAATGAAAATGTTTAAAGGAATTAATACACCGGTGATTTTTCTTCAGAATGTGATTACCGATTTACTCCTGGGACTGGGAATGGTAGAGGTATTGAAAGGTTTTCACGATTATATCATCAAAAAGTATGATGCTGAACCTGGATTCATAACCATGAATATGCCTAAGCTATTAGACACACTTGAAGGCGCCGGAATAAATAATCCTATTATTTGCTTTTCGATGAATAAGGTGAATTTCAGAATGTCTGGAGGAAAGGATTTGTACGAAAAAACGCTGAAAACACGAAAATTGAGAGCTATTGCAATGCAAGTTTTAGGTGGTGGAGCAATTCCTCCAAAAGAAGCTTTAGAATATGTCTCCAAATTGCCGAATGTAGAATCTATTCTTTTTGGAGCTTCATCAAAGGCTAATATTGAAAATACAGTTTATAATATTAGAAGCTTTGATAAAGAGAAAATCACCTGA